A genome region from Arachis duranensis cultivar V14167 chromosome 6, aradu.V14167.gnm2.J7QH, whole genome shotgun sequence includes the following:
- the LOC107494047 gene encoding uncharacterized protein LOC107494047 translates to MADREGCIDSVPYDCIYDDGPLGFEKNNNTDTVKKVEVQDPLEEVDIGNSDYPRPTYVSKMLPDDFKKEMVEILKEYCDCFAWDYAEMPGLSRELNGKLRVCIDFRDLNSATPKDEYPMPIADILIDSTAVHEMLSFMDGYSGYNQIYIAEEDVSKTAFRCPEKGIEIDKNKAKAILEAPPPTNKKQLQAFLGKVNYLRRFISNLSGKTKVFAPLIKLKKEEEFQWKTEHEEAFDNIKQYLTNPHIMTPPRHGAPLKLYVSASEVTIGGMLAQEDENGNERVIYYLSRVLNDVESRYSPIEKLCLTLYFSCLKLKYYLIPRNVYVISKFDVLKYMLSFPILHGRLGKWMLALTEFSLHFIPARAIKGQVLADFLVDHPCIDIDENLLSFVGFVPWKLYFDGSCHKGGVGIGILIISPSGEPSKFLFELNYSCSNNVAEYEALIMGLELLLERGVKNVKIFGDSQLVVCQVSLEHRCVSENLRKYFNVATELLSKFDSVIVRHVPRELNQEANELAQIASRYKIKPATLEKLKSVDGNLLTCLGEKEAYLALAEVHEGICGAHQSGKKMKWVINRKRLYWPTIQRDCINYARSCEECQKHGSLQHIPALELHVIIKPWPFREAIPLREVTYNEIIDFIEEHIMHRFGIPQSITTDQGTMFIGKKVMEYAKSRDDERLRALERVIQQKEIMSKSYNCRVKAKTFAVGDLV, encoded by the exons ATGGCAGACAGAGAAGGGTGCATTGACAGTGTACCTTATGATTGTATATATGACGATGGTCCTTtaggttttgaaaaaaataataatactgaCACTGTAAAAAAGGTTGAAGTGCAGGATCCTTTGGAGGAAGTAGATATTGGTAACAGTGATTATCCTAGACCAACATATGTGAGCAAGATGCTGCCTGATGATTTCAAAAAAGAAATGGTGGAGATTTTGAAGGAATATTGCGATTGTTTTGCATGGGATTATGCAGAGATGCCAGGCTTGAGTCGTGAATTG AATGGAAAATTAAGGGTTTGCATTGATTTTAGAGATTTGAATTCTGCAACACCAAAAGATGAATATCCAATGCCTATAGCTGATATCTTGATAGATTCTACTGCTGTTCATGAAATGTTAAGTTttatggatggatattcaggttataatcaaatataCATAGCTGAGGAAGATGTGTCAAAAACAGCATTTAGGTGTCCAG AAAAAGGGATtgaaattgacaaaaataagGCAAAGGCTATCTTAGAGGCTCCTCCTCCAACTAACAAAAAGCAACTGCAAGCATTTTTAGGGAAGGTCAATTACCTTAGAAGGTTCATTTCCAATCTATCAGGAAAAACCAAGGTTTTTGCGCCTCTGATCAAGTTgaaaaaagaggaagagttCCAATGGAAAACAGAGCATGAAGAAGCTTTTGACAACATCAAGCAGTATTTGACTAATCCTCATATTATGACACCTCCAAGGCACGGAGCACCTCTAAAACTTTACGTGTCAGCTTCTGAAGTAACAATTGGTGGAATGCTGGCTCAAGAAGATGAGAATGGCAACGAGAGAGTGATTTATTATCTAAGTCGTGTGCTAAATGATGTTGAAAGCCGTTATTCTCCAATTGAGAAACTTTGTTTAACTTTATATTTTTCCTGTTTAAAACTTAAGTACTATCTAATTCCTAGGAATGTTTATGtaatttctaagtttgatgttcttAAATATATGTTGTCTTTTCCAATATTGCATGGTAGACTAGGAAAATGGATGCTGGCCTTAACGGAATTTTCTTTACATTTTATTCCTGCAAGAGCGATTAAGGGTCAGGTTCTAGCCGATTTCCTGGTTGATCACCCTTGTATTGACATTGATGAGAATTTACTGAGTTTCGTTGGTTTCGTGCCTTGGAAATTATATTTTGACGGTTCATGCCATAAGGGTGGTGTTGGTATaggaattttaattatttctccaAGTGGTGAGCCAAGTAAATTCCtctttgaattgaattattcaTGTTCCAACAATGTGGCAGAGTATGAAGCATTAATAATGGGACTAgaattattattagaaagagGAGTTAAAAATgtgaaaatttttggagattCACAGCTTGTAGTCTGTCAAGTATCACTTGAACATAGGTGTGTTAGTGAAAATTTAAGAAAGTATTTCAATGTGGCTACAGAGTTGTTGAGTAAATTTGATAGTGTCATTGTAAGGCATGTTCCAAGGGAGTTAAATCAAGAAGCAAATGAATTAGCTCAAATTGCTTCAAGATATAAGATCAAGCCCGCAACACTAGAAAAATTG AAATCTGTTGATGGAAACCTCTTGACATGTTTGGGAGAAAAAGAAGCGTACTTGGCTCTTGCTGAAGTGCATGAGGGAATTTGTGGTGCCCATCAATCagggaaaaaaatgaaatgggTGATAAATAGGAAAAGATTGTATTGGCCAACTATTCAAAGAGATTGTATAAACTATGCCAGGTCCTGTGaagaatgccaaaaacatgGAAGTCTTCAACATATTCCAGCGTTAGAACTGCATGTTATAATTAAGCCATGGCCATTTAGAG aggctaTCCCTCTAAGGGAGGTGACTTACAATGAAATAATAGATTTTATTGAGGAGCATATTATGCATAGGTTTGGAATTCCTCAGTCTATTACCACTGATCAAGGAACCATGTTTATTGGGAAAAAGGTCATGGAATATGCCAAATCTAGGG ATGACGAAAGGTTAAGAGCTTTAGAGCGGGTGATTCAACAAAAAGAGATTATGTCAAAATCATACAACTGTCGTGTTAAAGCAAAGACATTTGCAGTTGGAGATTTAGTGTAG